A genome region from Bacillaceae bacterium IKA-2 includes the following:
- the secF gene encoding protein translocase subunit SecF has translation MNFNYGETKLDFVKHRKKFFIFSGLLVALGIILLSTVGLNLGIDFESGSKVELLSESTLTAEQVNSEFATIGLTPDNVLLAGDRSEMAYATFIGVLSQEESLNVQRHFSTAFGSEPNISTVTPTIGKELARNAFYSVIFASIGIVIYVTIRFEILYGIAAVVALLHDAFLILTVFSITQMEVNLPFIAAVLTIVGYSINDTIVTFDRIRENLSYEKKIKGFDDLARIVNKSLIQTLARSINTVLTVVFAAAALLIFGGEAIRTFSFALLVGLVAGTYSSLFIAAQLWLIWKTKSLQKKRLKPAENEA, from the coding sequence GTGAACTTTAATTACGGAGAAACAAAGCTAGACTTTGTTAAACATCGCAAAAAGTTCTTTATTTTCTCGGGTCTCCTCGTAGCATTAGGGATAATATTACTTTCGACAGTTGGTTTGAATTTGGGAATTGATTTTGAAAGTGGCTCGAAGGTTGAATTATTAAGCGAAAGTACATTAACAGCAGAGCAAGTTAACTCAGAATTTGCGACTATTGGTTTAACACCTGATAATGTTTTACTTGCTGGGGACCGAAGTGAAATGGCTTATGCTACATTTATTGGTGTTCTTTCTCAAGAAGAAAGTCTAAATGTTCAACGACACTTTAGTACTGCATTTGGGTCTGAACCAAATATTAGTACTGTAACACCAACAATCGGAAAAGAATTAGCGCGTAATGCTTTTTATTCTGTTATTTTTGCATCAATTGGGATTGTTATTTACGTAACCATTCGTTTTGAAATTTTGTATGGGATTGCGGCTGTTGTTGCACTTCTGCACGATGCATTTTTGATCTTAACTGTTTTTAGTATTACACAAATGGAAGTGAACTTGCCGTTCATTGCTGCTGTGCTGACAATCGTCGGTTATTCGATAAATGATACAATCGTTACTTTCGATAGGATTAGAGAAAATTTAAGTTATGAGAAAAAAATTAAAGGCTTTGATGATTTAGCTCGGATTGTTAATAAAAGTTTAATTCAAACATTAGCACGTTCGATAAATACAGTTTTAACGGTTGTATTTGCGGCAGCTGCCTTACTTATTTTTGGTGGAGAAGCAATTAGAACGTTCTCTTTTGCCTTATTAGTAGGGTTAGTAGCAGGGACTTACTCTTCGCTCTTTATTGCAGCTCAACTTTGGTTAATTTGGAAGACAAAAAGTTTACAAAAAAAACGCCTTAAACCTGCGGAGAATGAAGCATAA
- a CDS encoding cation diffusion facilitator family transporter: MENDERYQKLKFAAWVGIVGNIVLAIIKGIVGWLAGSRALVADAVHSASDVVGSIAVLIGIRAAKLPPDKDHPYGHGKAESIAAIIVAVLLFIVGLEIALSAVKSFNEPIQVPRVMAIYAVIFSIVVKELMFRYKYNLGKKYRSEALVTDAWHHRSDVFSSFAALIGIGASIVGGNIGIPWLVYADPLAGLFVSVLILKMAWGLGKQSIHNTMDHVLHDEDTAEMRKAALAVDGVRCVDEFFAREHGHYVIIDLKIGVDPYITVEAAHAIGKNVKAKLTKSDYVQDVRIHINPYLKIKNR; this comes from the coding sequence GTGGAAAATGATGAACGTTACCAAAAGCTTAAGTTTGCAGCGTGGGTAGGTATCGTTGGCAATATAGTATTAGCAATTATTAAAGGTATTGTGGGTTGGCTAGCTGGAAGTAGGGCCCTTGTAGCAGATGCTGTCCATTCAGCCTCTGATGTTGTTGGTTCTATCGCTGTTTTAATTGGCATTCGTGCTGCTAAGCTTCCTCCTGATAAAGATCATCCATATGGTCATGGTAAAGCTGAATCGATAGCGGCAATCATAGTCGCTGTATTATTATTTATAGTTGGTTTAGAAATAGCACTATCTGCAGTAAAATCATTTAATGAACCAATTCAAGTTCCTCGTGTGATGGCCATTTATGCGGTAATTTTTTCAATTGTTGTCAAAGAGTTAATGTTTCGTTACAAATACAATTTAGGGAAAAAATATCGCAGTGAAGCGTTAGTGACCGATGCCTGGCATCACCGTTCAGACGTCTTCTCGTCATTTGCAGCATTAATCGGCATTGGTGCTTCAATTGTTGGAGGTAATATCGGAATTCCTTGGTTGGTCTATGCTGATCCACTAGCAGGGCTATTTGTATCAGTTTTAATTTTGAAAATGGCATGGGGATTGGGGAAGCAATCAATTCACAACACAATGGATCATGTCTTGCATGATGAAGATACAGCAGAAATGCGAAAAGCTGCATTAGCAGTGGATGGTGTACGATGTGTTGATGAATTTTTTGCTAGAGAGCATGGACATTATGTGATTATCGATCTTAAAATTGGCGTCGATCCTTACATAACAGTTGAGGCCGCTCATGCAATTGGCAAAAACGTCAAAGCTAAGCTTACAAAGAGTGACTATGTTCAAGACGTTCGTATCCATATAAATCCATACTTGAAAATAAAGAATAGATGA
- a CDS encoding lipopolysaccharide assembly protein LapA domain-containing protein — MKGKEAIKMKGQWGLIIGLIVSLLIAIFAVINMDVVSVNYVFGTAQWPLVIVIISSVLMGGILVGGVNIYGIHKLKNHLKNIELENDQFKIELAELKKKHVNSEKRNQIKSKNEMTTNRKT; from the coding sequence ATGAAAGGAAAAGAAGCGATAAAAATGAAAGGACAGTGGGGATTAATTATCGGTTTAATTGTTTCACTATTAATTGCCATTTTTGCTGTTATTAATATGGATGTTGTTTCTGTAAATTATGTTTTTGGAACAGCCCAGTGGCCCTTAGTAATTGTTATTATTAGTTCAGTATTAATGGGTGGGATCCTCGTTGGTGGTGTAAATATTTATGGAATTCATAAGCTAAAAAATCATTTAAAGAATATCGAATTAGAAAATGATCAATTTAAGATAGAACTAGCAGAATTGAAAAAAAAGCATGTCAATAGTGAGAAGAGAAATCAAATAAAATCTAAAAATGAAATGACAACAAATCGAAAGACTTAA
- the recJ gene encoding single-stranded-DNA-specific exonuclease RecJ — protein MLRSKKRWKIETQNHDLEQQFVSELKISSLVANLLLNRGISSVEEARNYLYIEKTEFHDPFLMKGMRQAVDRIHSAIENGEKILIFGDYDADGVSSTAVMVETLKQLEADFQFYIPNRFTEGYGPNEPALRKAKESGFSLVITVDTGISAVHEASVAKEIELDLIVTDHHEPPPVLPNAFTIINPKQVECLYPFKDLAGVGVAFKLAHALLGQPPEHLLDFAVIGTICDLVPLRGENRLIAKKGIKALQKTARPGLLALIKVAGIDDKELCADNVGFGIGPRINAAGRLDSATPAVELLISEERDSAELIAVEIDELNKRRKAIVNQITEEAIAIVESQFASIEDHKVLIVAEKGWNAGVIGIVASRLVERYYRPTIVLSIDEEKGLVKGSARSIEGFDMFKNLSQSRDILPHFGGHPMAAGLTMKIEHLDELRERLNKQASEVLTKEDYLPITTIDLEVSIKDITLSVIEEMNLLAPFGISNPTPKVLIQDVNLSQMRRIGSEENHLKMLVEENGQKLDCIAFQFGHLYHEISMVAKVSAVGTLSINEWNGNSKPQLMIEDVAVRDWQLFDFRGNGNFTKYRHLPKEKAICIYFDQNTLTALNFDDEGYELLYISDEELVVDIDFTGKYLFFLDLPSEKKQIEQLFGSGTKPDRIYTIFHHHEDHFFTTIPSREDFRWFYAFLVERPNFDLKKYKHQLAKHKGWSKDTIDFMVQVFLELEFVTIDNGLISLSVNIVKKELNQSKTYNRKQEQANLENELYYSSYNELKNWFDLLFAR, from the coding sequence ATGTTAAGATCAAAAAAGAGATGGAAAATAGAAACACAAAATCATGATTTGGAGCAACAATTTGTTTCTGAATTGAAAATTTCATCGCTAGTGGCAAATTTACTATTAAATAGAGGGATTTCTTCAGTAGAAGAAGCTCGTAATTATTTATACATCGAAAAAACGGAGTTTCACGATCCTTTCTTAATGAAGGGGATGAGACAAGCCGTCGATCGAATACATAGTGCGATTGAGAATGGTGAAAAAATCCTTATCTTTGGCGATTATGATGCAGACGGAGTAAGTTCAACGGCAGTGATGGTCGAAACATTGAAACAGTTAGAGGCGGATTTTCAATTTTACATTCCAAATCGATTTACTGAGGGCTATGGACCAAATGAACCTGCTTTAAGAAAAGCGAAAGAATCTGGATTTTCATTAGTAATCACTGTCGATACGGGGATCTCAGCTGTTCATGAAGCAAGTGTTGCTAAAGAGATTGAACTAGATTTAATTGTTACCGATCACCATGAACCGCCACCAGTTCTACCGAATGCTTTTACGATCATAAATCCAAAGCAAGTAGAGTGTTTATATCCGTTTAAAGATTTAGCAGGGGTAGGGGTAGCTTTTAAGTTGGCCCACGCTTTATTAGGACAGCCACCAGAGCACTTACTAGACTTTGCTGTAATTGGAACAATATGTGACTTGGTACCGTTAAGAGGTGAAAATCGTCTTATTGCCAAAAAGGGTATTAAGGCTTTGCAAAAAACTGCGCGGCCTGGATTACTTGCTTTAATAAAAGTAGCAGGAATTGATGATAAAGAACTCTGTGCCGATAATGTCGGTTTCGGTATTGGGCCGAGAATTAATGCTGCTGGCAGACTTGATTCAGCCACGCCAGCAGTAGAGCTATTAATAAGCGAGGAAAGAGATTCTGCTGAGCTGATAGCTGTTGAAATTGATGAATTAAATAAAAGACGAAAAGCTATTGTAAATCAAATTACCGAAGAAGCTATTGCTATTGTTGAAAGTCAATTTGCCTCGATTGAAGATCATAAAGTACTAATCGTTGCTGAAAAAGGCTGGAATGCTGGCGTAATAGGAATTGTCGCATCAAGGTTAGTCGAACGATATTACCGACCGACGATTGTTTTATCGATTGACGAAGAAAAGGGCTTAGTCAAAGGCTCAGCTAGAAGTATTGAAGGCTTCGATATGTTTAAAAATTTATCGCAAAGTCGTGATATTTTACCTCATTTTGGTGGTCATCCGATGGCAGCTGGATTAACGATGAAGATAGAGCACCTTGACGAATTGAGAGAGCGGTTAAATAAACAGGCAAGTGAAGTTTTAACGAAAGAAGATTACCTGCCGATAACGACTATTGATTTAGAGGTTTCGATAAAGGATATTACCTTGTCCGTCATCGAAGAAATGAACTTACTAGCTCCTTTTGGTATTAGTAATCCGACTCCAAAAGTTCTCATTCAAGATGTTAATCTGTCCCAAATGAGACGTATCGGTAGCGAAGAAAATCATTTAAAAATGTTAGTAGAAGAAAATGGACAAAAGCTTGATTGTATTGCGTTTCAGTTTGGTCATCTTTATCATGAAATATCGATGGTGGCGAAAGTCTCAGCAGTAGGCACTCTTTCAATAAATGAGTGGAATGGTAACTCAAAACCACAATTAATGATCGAGGATGTCGCTGTCCGTGATTGGCAGCTGTTTGATTTTCGTGGTAACGGAAATTTCACAAAATATCGTCATTTACCTAAAGAAAAGGCTATTTGTATTTATTTTGATCAAAATACACTAACTGCTTTGAATTTCGATGATGAGGGATATGAGTTACTCTACATATCTGATGAAGAGTTAGTAGTTGACATTGATTTTACTGGAAAATATCTTTTCTTTTTAGATTTGCCTAGCGAAAAAAAACAAATAGAACAATTATTTGGTAGTGGTACAAAGCCAGACCGAATTTATACAATTTTTCATCATCATGAAGATCATTTTTTCACTACGATTCCTTCGAGAGAGGACTTTAGATGGTTTTATGCATTTTTAGTTGAACGTCCAAATTTCGACCTTAAAAAGTATAAGCACCAATTAGCTAAGCATAAAGGTTGGTCAAAAGATACGATTGATTTTATGGTACAGGTGTTTTTAGAATTAGAGTTTGTTACAATTGACAATGGGCTAATTTCCCTTTCTGTAAATATCGTGAAAAAGGAACTAAATCAATCAAAAACATACAATCGCAAACAAGAACAAGCAAATTTAGAAAATGAACTATATTATTCTTCTTATAATGAATTGAAAAACTGGTTTGACCTCTTATTTGCAAGGTAA
- a CDS encoding adenine phosphoribosyltransferase, translated as MDFKEFITIVEDYPKEGIRFKDITTLMENGAAYKKSIDEMAEFARDKDIDVVVGPEARGFVVGCPIAYVLGSGFVPVRKAGKLPREVLQVEYGLEYGKDSLTIHKDAIKPGQRVLIADDLLATGGTIEATIKMVEELGGVVAGIAFMIELDYLNGREKLNNYEIFSLIHYS; from the coding sequence ATGGATTTTAAAGAATTTATTACAATTGTTGAAGATTATCCTAAAGAAGGTATTCGTTTCAAAGATATTACAACATTGATGGAAAATGGTGCAGCCTACAAAAAGTCCATTGATGAAATGGCCGAATTTGCTAGAGATAAGGATATTGATGTTGTTGTCGGACCAGAAGCAAGGGGTTTTGTTGTTGGTTGTCCGATTGCATACGTGTTAGGTTCAGGTTTTGTACCAGTACGAAAGGCTGGAAAATTGCCCCGTGAAGTACTTCAAGTAGAGTACGGATTAGAATATGGTAAAGATAGCTTAACTATTCATAAAGATGCTATTAAGCCAGGCCAAAGAGTCTTGATTGCTGATGATTTACTTGCCACTGGTGGTACAATTGAAGCTACAATTAAAATGGTTGAAGAGCTTGGTGGAGTAGTTGCTGGGATTGCCTTTATGATTGAGTTAGATTACCTAAATGGTCGTGAGAAACTTAATAACTACGAAATTTTTTCATTAATTCATTATTCGTAA
- a CDS encoding bifunctional (p)ppGpp synthetase/guanosine-3',5'-bis(diphosphate) 3'-pyrophosphohydrolase codes for MVIPLIEQIIKKANLYLPEKDVNFIKKAYECAKIAHREQYRKSGEPYILHPIQVAEILIDLEMDPNTIAAALLHDVVEDTDVSLDQLKVEFNDEVAMLVDGVTKLGKIRYKSLEEQQAENHRKMFVAMAKDIRVILIKLADRLHNMRTLKHLPAEKQRRIANETLEIFAPLAHRLGISTIKWELEDTALRYLNPQQYYRIVNLMKKKRAEREDYISELVQKIQVRLEDVGVQASMHGRAKHIYSIYRKMALQDKQFNEIYDLLAVRIIVENIKDCYAVLGVIHTCWKPMPGRFKDYIAMPKANMYQSLHTTVIGPNGEPLEVQIRSGDMHKIAEFGVAAHWAYKEGKAVAGTQTLENKMTWFREILEWQNDANDAQEFMESLKIDLFSGTVFVFTPKGDVIELPAGSVPLDFAFRIHTEIGNRCIGAKVNGKMVTLDHRLNTGDIIEVLTSKHSYGPSRDWLKITQSSHAKNKIRQWFKKENRDENVAKGRDLVEKEIKKHDIDPKEVLTAENIDIVADKFNFQGDEDMYAAVGYSGITAAQIATRLTEKIRKKRGQELDDNVLIEKVSDIKKITSTKNTSMGVRVKGIDNLLIRLSKCCNPVPGDDIVGFITKGRGVSVHRGDCQNILAEDAETRLLPVEWEGNTHGNKNYNVDIEISGYDRRGLLNEVLQAVTETRTNMNAVSGKTDKNKMATILMTISIHNVDHLQKVVERIKRIQDIYSVRRIMH; via the coding sequence ATGGTGATTCCATTGATCGAACAAATAATAAAAAAAGCAAATCTATATCTTCCTGAAAAAGATGTTAATTTTATAAAAAAAGCCTATGAGTGTGCGAAGATTGCTCATAGAGAGCAGTACAGAAAGTCAGGAGAACCATATATTCTTCATCCTATTCAAGTTGCCGAAATTTTGATTGATTTAGAGATGGACCCTAACACAATCGCTGCTGCGTTATTGCATGATGTTGTCGAAGATACGGATGTTAGCTTAGATCAACTAAAAGTAGAATTTAATGATGAAGTAGCAATGTTGGTGGATGGAGTCACGAAGCTTGGTAAAATAAGGTATAAATCTCTAGAAGAGCAACAGGCTGAAAATCATCGGAAAATGTTTGTGGCAATGGCTAAAGATATTCGAGTCATTCTAATCAAGCTTGCTGACCGGCTTCATAATATGAGGACGTTAAAGCATTTACCAGCAGAGAAGCAAAGAAGAATAGCGAATGAAACGTTAGAAATATTTGCGCCTTTAGCACATCGCCTAGGAATTTCGACAATAAAATGGGAGCTAGAGGATACTGCGTTAAGATATTTAAATCCACAGCAATATTATCGAATTGTTAATCTAATGAAGAAAAAGCGGGCTGAAAGAGAAGATTATATTAGTGAATTGGTTCAAAAAATTCAAGTGCGTCTGGAAGATGTTGGCGTCCAAGCTAGTATGCATGGACGAGCAAAACATATTTATAGTATCTATCGAAAAATGGCTTTGCAAGATAAACAGTTTAACGAAATTTATGATTTGTTAGCGGTGCGTATTATCGTTGAAAATATTAAAGATTGCTATGCTGTTCTAGGTGTCATTCATACATGCTGGAAACCAATGCCAGGGCGATTTAAAGATTACATTGCTATGCCTAAGGCGAACATGTACCAGTCTCTTCATACAACAGTGATTGGACCAAATGGAGAACCTCTTGAAGTTCAAATTCGTTCTGGTGATATGCATAAGATCGCAGAATTTGGGGTTGCAGCACATTGGGCCTACAAAGAAGGGAAAGCAGTTGCTGGTACGCAAACATTAGAAAATAAAATGACTTGGTTTAGAGAAATATTAGAGTGGCAAAATGATGCGAATGACGCTCAAGAATTTATGGAATCGCTTAAAATCGACCTTTTTTCAGGAACTGTTTTTGTTTTCACCCCTAAGGGAGACGTAATTGAGCTGCCAGCAGGATCTGTTCCTCTAGATTTTGCGTTTCGTATTCATACAGAGATCGGTAATCGCTGTATCGGTGCCAAAGTGAACGGAAAAATGGTGACGCTGGATCATCGTTTGAATACAGGAGATATTATTGAAGTGCTCACTTCAAAACATTCATACGGTCCTAGTCGAGATTGGTTAAAAATCACCCAAAGTTCTCATGCGAAAAATAAAATTAGACAGTGGTTTAAAAAAGAGAATCGCGATGAAAATGTTGCTAAAGGCCGAGATCTCGTTGAAAAAGAAATTAAAAAGCATGATATCGATCCAAAAGAAGTTTTGACTGCTGAAAATATCGACATAGTTGCAGATAAATTTAATTTCCAAGGAGACGAAGATATGTATGCAGCTGTTGGTTATAGTGGTATCACAGCTGCTCAAATTGCGACGAGATTAACAGAAAAAATCCGTAAAAAAAGAGGCCAAGAATTAGACGACAACGTTTTAATTGAAAAGGTATCTGATATAAAAAAAATCACATCCACAAAAAACACGAGTATGGGCGTTCGGGTAAAAGGCATTGATAACTTATTAATTCGCTTGTCAAAATGCTGTAATCCAGTTCCAGGTGATGATATTGTTGGATTTATTACAAAAGGACGTGGTGTATCAGTTCACCGCGGAGACTGTCAAAATATTCTTGCAGAAGATGCTGAAACTCGCCTTCTCCCAGTTGAGTGGGAAGGAAACACTCATGGAAATAAAAATTATAATGTAGATATTGAGATATCTGGTTATGACCGACGTGGCTTGTTAAATGAAGTGTTACAAGCTGTGACTGAGACAAGAACAAATATGAATGCTGTTTCGGGCAAGACTGATAAAAATAAAATGGCAACAATTTTAATGACAATCTCGATACACAATGTCGACCATCTTCAAAAAGTTGTTGAACGAATTAAGCGTATTCAAGATATCTATTCTGTTCGTCGAATTATGCATTAA
- the dtd gene encoding D-aminoacyl-tRNA deacylase, giving the protein MRVVVQRTKAASVVVNEEIVGKISYGFMLLVGITHDDTEADVTFLVDKIVNLRIFEDDAGKMNLSLLDVSGQILSISQFTLYGDCRKGRRPNFMSAAKPDYAKELYDLFNQKLQDKGVTVETGVFGEMMEVQLINHGPVTLIVDSNSNK; this is encoded by the coding sequence GTGAGAGTTGTTGTACAGAGAACAAAAGCAGCAAGTGTTGTCGTAAATGAAGAAATTGTCGGGAAGATTAGTTATGGCTTTATGCTTTTAGTTGGAATCACCCACGATGATACAGAAGCAGACGTGACTTTTCTTGTAGATAAAATTGTTAATTTACGAATATTTGAAGATGATGCAGGCAAAATGAATTTGTCGCTATTAGATGTTAGCGGTCAAATTTTATCAATCTCTCAATTTACTTTGTATGGAGATTGCCGAAAGGGCAGACGCCCTAACTTCATGAGTGCAGCGAAGCCAGATTATGCCAAAGAGCTTTACGATCTATTTAATCAAAAGCTGCAGGACAAAGGTGTTACTGTGGAAACGGGTGTGTTCGGTGAAATGATGGAAGTTCAACTTATCAATCATGGTCCTGTGACTTTAATTGTCGATAGCAATAGCAATAAATGA
- a CDS encoding RNA polymerase subunit sigma-70 has product MRAGSKQVATGDGHHQLIGVDFHDFTQKEQQLTNYELATEFGISLGGVKDLKKKLSRN; this is encoded by the coding sequence ATGAGAGCAGGAAGTAAGCAAGTAGCAACAGGAGATGGGCATCACCAACTTATTGGCGTTGACTTTCATGATTTTACCCAAAAAGAACAACAGCTTACCAATTATGAATTAGCTACAGAATTTGGAATTTCATTAGGAGGAGTTAAAGATTTAAAAAAGAAACTTTCTAGAAATTAA
- the hisS gene encoding histidine--tRNA ligase: MNFKIPRGTQDILPGKVEHWQFVENKARDICRRFNYKEIRTPIFEQTELFARGVGDTTDIVQKEMYTFEDRSGRSMTLRPEGTASAVRAYVENKMFGSPIQPTKLYYLGPMFRYERPESGRMRQFVQFGVEAIGSADPIIDAEVVALAMEFYRELGLKNLKLVINSLGDSQSRDAHREALINHFEPRISEFCSDCQARLTKNPLRILDCKKDRDHQLMATAPAILTYLNPESTAYFSKVQSLLEDMKIDFVVDPNLVRGLDYYNNTAFEIMIDGEGFGAITTLAGGGRYNGLVQEIGGPEMPGIGFALSIERLLMALEVQEISLPITEHLDCYVISIGEEAKLVSTNVVFRLRQAGLSCDQDYLGKKMKAQMKAADRFQAAYVVIIGETELEKDVVIIKEMKTGEQLEISVSEVAEFLQKRLI; the protein is encoded by the coding sequence ATGAATTTTAAAATACCGCGTGGGACTCAAGATATATTACCCGGGAAAGTAGAACATTGGCAATTTGTAGAGAATAAAGCACGAGATATTTGTCGGCGCTTTAATTATAAAGAAATTCGGACACCTATTTTTGAACAAACCGAATTGTTTGCGCGAGGGGTAGGCGACACAACAGATATAGTACAAAAAGAAATGTACACATTTGAAGACCGGAGCGGGAGAAGCATGACATTGCGACCGGAAGGAACGGCTTCAGCGGTCCGTGCTTATGTTGAAAACAAAATGTTTGGTAGTCCGATTCAACCAACGAAACTTTATTACCTAGGGCCTATGTTTCGCTATGAACGCCCGGAGTCTGGGCGGATGCGCCAATTTGTGCAATTTGGTGTGGAAGCTATAGGAAGCGCTGATCCAATTATCGATGCTGAAGTAGTTGCCTTAGCAATGGAATTTTATCGAGAATTAGGATTGAAAAATCTAAAACTTGTTATTAATAGTTTAGGCGATTCTCAGAGTAGAGATGCACATCGCGAAGCGCTTATTAACCATTTCGAACCGAGAATATCGGAATTTTGCTCAGACTGTCAAGCTAGATTAACGAAGAATCCATTGCGGATTTTAGACTGTAAAAAAGATCGCGATCATCAATTAATGGCGACAGCGCCTGCGATATTAACTTATTTGAATCCAGAATCAACTGCTTATTTTTCAAAAGTTCAAAGTCTACTTGAGGATATGAAAATTGATTTTGTCGTTGATCCAAATCTCGTTCGTGGACTAGATTATTATAATAATACTGCTTTTGAAATTATGATTGATGGGGAAGGTTTTGGAGCGATTACTACATTAGCCGGAGGCGGACGCTATAACGGACTTGTTCAAGAAATAGGTGGACCAGAAATGCCCGGGATTGGTTTTGCTTTAAGTATTGAGCGTCTACTAATGGCTTTAGAAGTACAAGAAATATCTTTACCGATAACTGAGCATCTTGATTGCTACGTTATTTCAATTGGTGAAGAAGCAAAACTTGTTAGTACTAACGTTGTTTTTCGACTGAGACAAGCTGGACTTTCTTGTGATCAAGATTATCTTGGTAAAAAAATGAAGGCACAAATGAAAGCAGCTGATCGTTTTCAAGCTGCATATGTAGTGATAATTGGCGAAACTGAATTGGAAAAAGATGTAGTTATCATAAAAGAAATGAAAACCGGTGAGCAACTAGAAATTTCAGTCAGTGAAGTAGCTGAATTTTTACAAAAGAGATTGATTTAA